In the bacterium genome, one interval contains:
- a CDS encoding MMPL family transporter — MNKISNFAIKHPKSFMAGVVSLVTLTIALVALPSVSQKASEYLNTIHIDTDPENMLSKDEPVRVFHNDMKKEFGLYDMVVVGVINDTHPQGVFNVETLGHVFELTQFIEQIQWEEGGQQKGVIGVDVIAPSTVDNIEQGGLGTVRFEWLMEQAPQTEEEALAIANKAKRIPFLQDTLISTDHKALAIYVPISSKDVSYEVAQKIQEKIDSIKKEETYHITGLPIAQDQFGVEMFKQMAVSAPLAMALIFLLMWFFFRSVGLIIAPMIVAMVSVIFTMGALVISGNTIHIMSSMIPIFIMPIAVLDAVHILSDFFDRYPRHKDCHLTIQEVMADLHSPMLFTSLTTAAGFFSLAFTPIPPVQVFGVFIGIGVLLAWFLTVTLVPAYIVLLPKKSLENFGKQHCEVETTQGQEQVASAHLIDRLLSKLGNVSYQRAKLIVVLTIALVGVAYMGIQKIQINDNPVNWFEPSHPIRVADKALNEKFAGTYMAYLTLVPQEAMQYKFKQDAFDQLNEQVKADMLAYLTDKHWLNESIDLAQLKTIRDYVFIQQDAQDDDVLWEAWDQAGMLVDAKMQEAQIFKRPDVLAFIEKLQAHLQTTGIVGKSNALPDVVKTVHRELFLGKDEAFRVPDSSSAVAQTLITYQGGHRPQDLWHFVTPSYDKSNIWIQLNSGDNKDMQALVASIDEFMQNNDAPIALRHQWFGLTYINVIWQQKMVAGMLESFGGSFIIVLLMMIFLFRSVWWGILSMIPLTVSIAFIYGIIGFIGKDYDMPVAVLSSLSLGLAVDYAIHFLARSRQIRKQHKSWKAALEEIYEEPARAILRNVIVIGIGFTPLLMAPLIPYQTVGVFISAILLLAGGASLIILPAVITAAKNILFKNSEQQGA; from the coding sequence ATGAATAAAATATCAAACTTTGCAATCAAACATCCCAAAAGCTTTATGGCTGGGGTTGTATCTTTGGTTACCTTGACCATTGCCTTGGTTGCATTGCCTAGTGTTTCACAAAAAGCCAGTGAGTATTTAAATACAATCCATATTGATACAGATCCAGAAAACATGCTTTCAAAGGATGAGCCGGTTCGTGTTTTTCATAATGATATGAAAAAAGAGTTTGGCTTATATGACATGGTGGTGGTGGGTGTTATTAATGATACGCATCCGCAAGGCGTATTCAATGTGGAAACCTTAGGTCATGTTTTTGAGTTGACCCAATTTATTGAACAAATCCAATGGGAAGAAGGCGGCCAACAAAAGGGTGTTATCGGTGTTGACGTGATTGCACCCTCAACCGTAGATAATATAGAGCAAGGGGGCTTAGGAACGGTTCGTTTTGAATGGCTTATGGAACAAGCCCCACAAACAGAAGAAGAAGCGCTAGCCATTGCCAATAAAGCCAAGAGAATCCCTTTTTTACAAGACACCTTAATATCAACAGATCATAAAGCTTTGGCGATTTACGTGCCTATCAGTTCAAAAGATGTGAGTTATGAAGTAGCGCAAAAAATCCAAGAAAAAATTGATAGCATCAAAAAAGAAGAAACCTATCACATCACTGGTTTGCCCATTGCCCAAGATCAGTTTGGTGTAGAAATGTTCAAACAAATGGCAGTGTCGGCACCCTTGGCCATGGCCTTAATTTTTCTTTTGATGTGGTTTTTCTTTAGAAGTGTGGGCTTGATTATTGCGCCGATGATTGTTGCCATGGTTTCAGTCATTTTTACCATGGGGGCCTTGGTTATTTCAGGAAATACCATTCACATCATGAGTTCCATGATTCCAATTTTCATTATGCCTATTGCAGTACTCGATGCCGTGCATATTTTATCTGACTTTTTTGATCGCTACCCACGGCACAAAGATTGCCACTTAACCATTCAAGAAGTGATGGCAGACTTGCACTCTCCCATGTTATTTACCTCATTGACCACTGCGGCTGGTTTCTTCTCCTTGGCGTTCACACCCATTCCACCGGTGCAGGTTTTTGGTGTTTTTATTGGGATTGGCGTTTTGCTGGCCTGGTTTTTAACAGTGACATTGGTGCCAGCTTACATTGTACTCTTACCAAAAAAATCTTTGGAAAATTTTGGTAAACAACATTGTGAAGTTGAAACAACGCAAGGTCAAGAACAGGTAGCATCGGCTCATTTGATTGATAGACTATTGAGCAAACTAGGAAACGTTAGCTATCAACGCGCCAAGTTGATTGTTGTTCTTACGATTGCCTTGGTTGGTGTGGCCTATATGGGTATACAAAAAATCCAAATCAATGATAACCCAGTCAATTGGTTTGAACCCAGCCATCCTATTCGTGTTGCCGATAAAGCGTTAAATGAAAAGTTTGCTGGAACCTACATGGCGTATTTAACCTTGGTTCCACAAGAGGCCATGCAATACAAGTTCAAACAAGATGCTTTTGATCAACTGAATGAACAAGTTAAAGCCGATATGCTGGCCTATTTAACAGACAAACATTGGCTTAATGAATCAATTGATTTGGCACAGCTTAAAACCATCCGAGATTATGTTTTTATCCAGCAAGATGCGCAAGATGATGACGTCCTTTGGGAAGCTTGGGATCAAGCAGGGATGCTTGTGGATGCAAAAATGCAGGAAGCGCAAATTTTCAAACGCCCAGATGTTTTGGCTTTTATTGAAAAGCTGCAAGCCCACCTACAAACAACAGGGATAGTCGGTAAAAGCAATGCTTTGCCTGACGTGGTTAAAACCGTGCATAGAGAATTGTTTTTAGGAAAAGATGAAGCCTTTAGAGTTCCTGATAGCAGTTCTGCGGTAGCACAAACTTTGATCACCTATCAAGGGGGACACCGGCCGCAAGACTTATGGCATTTTGTAACGCCAAGTTATGACAAAAGTAATATCTGGATACAGTTGAACAGTGGTGACAATAAAGACATGCAAGCCTTGGTGGCCTCAATAGATGAGTTTATGCAAAACAATGATGCGCCCATTGCGCTTAGGCATCAATGGTTTGGTCTAACCTACATCAATGTTATCTGGCAGCAAAAAATGGTGGCTGGGATGCTAGAATCTTTTGGCGGCAGTTTTATCATTGTGTTGTTGATGATGATCTTTTTGTTTCGATCTGTGTGGTGGGGCATTTTATCGATGATCCCATTGACAGTGTCTATTGCATTTATCTACGGAATAATTGGGTTTATTGGCAAAGACTATGACATGCCTGTTGCGGTACTGTCGTCCTTGAGTTTAGGTTTGGCCGTGGACTATGCCATACACTTTTTGGCCCGCAGTCGACAGATCAGAAAGCAGCATAAAAGCTGGAAGGCAGCGCTAGAAGAAATTTATGAAGAGCCTGCGCGCGCCATCTTAAGAAATGTGATCGTGATTGGTATTGGCTTTACGCCTTTACTGATGGCGCCTTTAATTCCGTATCAAACGGTGGGTGTTTTTATCTCAGCCATTTTACTTTTGGCAGGAGGGGCAT